Within the uncultured Draconibacterium sp. genome, the region GTAATTGCAAGTCTGGCCCGCGAACTCGACATTTTAACCATTGCGGTGGTAACCATTCCGTCGCCGGCCGAAGGAAACAAACGCCGCGCACAAGCGCAGGAAGGCATTGATAAAATGGCCGAATTTGTCGATAGTATGCTGGTGATCAGTAATGACCGGCTGCGCCATATTTACGGCGACCTGCCGGCAAGTCAGGCTTTTAAAATGGCCGACAACATTGTGTCAACTGCTGTTAAAGGAGTTGCCGAAATTATAACCGTTCACGGAAATGTAAACATCGACTATACCGATGTGGAAACAGTGATGCAAAAGAGTGAGGTGTTTATCATGGGTACAGGTTTTGCCACAGGCGAAGGCCGTGCCATGGATGCCGTGAATGCCGCATTGGAATCGCCCCTGTTGGATAGTAACGATATTTTCGGAACAAAGAATATACTGCTCAATATTATCTCCGGAAGTGAGGAGATCAGGATCGGAGAGATTGGCGAAATTATTGAATCACTACAGGAAAAAGCTGGTCAGGATGCCGATATCATCTGGGGTAACGGCTACGACGAGCGTCTTGGCGACAAAATTAGTGTAACCATTTTGGCCACCGGTTTTGATACCAATCCGAATAAAGAATTGCAACCCGAAAAGGAGGTGCAAAACTTTAATCTCGACGACGATTTGGAAGAGTCTGTTGCCGAACAGGAACCGGTAAACGAAACGACAGATATATTTACATCCGATTTCTACGAAGAAAAACGATACGAGCCAGAGCCAGAAGAGGAAGAAACAATAATGTTTGTTCCTCCGCAACCAAAACCAAAAGCCAAGCCAAAATCTAAATCCACGGGTTTTGGCTGGAAGTCAAAAGAAAAGACCAAAACCAGGGAAAAGGCCGAGAAAAAGAAAGACGAGCCTGTTACCGAATCGAACATTGATAATTGGTTTTATAAAAATTTTGGCAGCAAGATTTTTAATGATGGTGATGAAGATCAACCTCTTGATTAGTAACGACAAAACAAGGTGAAGAAAATGGAAGATATGGCTGATTTTGTAATGGAAAAAACTCCCGGTGCCGCGATTAAGGTAATCGGTGTTGGTGGCGGTGGCGGAAATGCCGTAAACCATATGTTTAAGCACGGAATTCGCGATGTGGATTTTGTAATCTGCAACACCGATGCGCAAGCCATGGAGGCAAGTGCTATCCGTAACCGGGTGCAGCTCGGAGCGTCATTAACCGAAGGGCGTGGAGCCGGTAACAAACCGGAAGTGGGCAGGCAGGCGGCTATTGAAAACATCGAAGATGTAAAAAAGACCTTGTCGGAAAATACTAAAATGGTATTTGTAACTGCCGGTATGGGCGGCGGAACAGGAACCGGAGCTGCTCCTGTTATTGCACAATGTTGTAAAGAGCAGGGCTACTTAACGGTAGCCATTGTAACTATTCCGTTCCGAAACGAGGGAAAAAGACGTATAAAACAAGCCTACGAAGGCATTAAAGAGCTGGCATCTTATGTCGATTCGTTGTTGGTGATCAACAATGAGCGAATACGCGAGATGTTTGGTGATTTTGGAATATCGGAGGCATTTGCAAAGGCCGATAATGTTTTGTCAACCGCAGCCAAAGGAATTGCTGAAATTATTACCGTTCCCGGATATATAAATGTTGACTTTGCCGATGTTGAAACCGTAATGCGAAAAAGCGGAATGGCGGTAATGGGAACCGGCGTAAGTGACGAAGAAGATCGGGCAGAGGATGCCGTAAAAAAAGCGTTAAACTCGCCATTATTGAATGACAATGAAATTCGCGGAGCACGCAATATCCTGGTAAATATCAACTCAGGTAATAAAGAAGTTACCATGGACGAAGTTGGGCGGATTACCGATTATGTGCAAAATATGGCCGGTTTTGATGCCGATTTGATTTGGGGAAATGGTACCGATGAAACATTAGGAGAAAAGCTATCGGTAACAGTTATTGCTACCGGATTCCCAACCAGTATCATTTCAGAGTTGTCGGAGCAAAGCCAACGAAAAGTGGTTTCGCATACGCTCGAAAAGGAGTCGGTGTTGGTAACAAAAACTGAGCATTTCTCGGAGCAGAAAAACGAGGATAGCAGAAGTCAGTCGACCTTTGAATTTAACGTTGCCAACGAAAATGGAAACGACGACGATGAGTTCGAATCGCTGTACCCGATAACTTCGCGCGAACGCAGTAGTGCCGAGAAAGAAATTGATGTAAACGATTACGCCAACCTGAGCGACGACGATGTAGACGAGTTGGAAAATGTACCGGCTTTTAAACGTCGGAATATTCGTATAAACGATCCAAAATACAAACGCGACCGTTCGGGATATTCTGTAAATCGCGACAACCGTATTTCAGACAGAAACAGTTATCTTCACGATAACGTAGATTAATAAAAAAAACTAAAAGTTATGGCAATATTTGATCAAATTAATGATGACATAAAAGCGGCTATGAAAGCCCGCGAAAAGGAAAAACTGGAAGCTTTGCGTGGCATTAAAAAGGTAATGCTCGAAGCGCAAACAGCAAAAGGTGCCAGCGATGTTTTAGCCGATAATGATGCGCTGAAAATAATATCAAAACTGGCAAAACAGGGGGCTGATTCTGCAAATATTTACAAAGAGCAGGGCCGTGAGGATTTGTACGAACAGGAGATGAAACAGGTGGCTATTTTCGAGAGTTATCTGCCCGCAAAAATGTCGGACGAAGATTTAACGGCAGCTGTAAAAGCCGTTATCGAGCAAGTTGGTGCAAGCAGCATGAAAGACATGGGA harbors:
- the ftsZ gene encoding cell division protein FtsZ, which gives rise to MADFVMEKTPGAAIKVIGVGGGGGNAVNHMFKHGIRDVDFVICNTDAQAMEASAIRNRVQLGASLTEGRGAGNKPEVGRQAAIENIEDVKKTLSENTKMVFVTAGMGGGTGTGAAPVIAQCCKEQGYLTVAIVTIPFRNEGKRRIKQAYEGIKELASYVDSLLVINNERIREMFGDFGISEAFAKADNVLSTAAKGIAEIITVPGYINVDFADVETVMRKSGMAVMGTGVSDEEDRAEDAVKKALNSPLLNDNEIRGARNILVNINSGNKEVTMDEVGRITDYVQNMAGFDADLIWGNGTDETLGEKLSVTVIATGFPTSIISELSEQSQRKVVSHTLEKESVLVTKTEHFSEQKNEDSRSQSTFEFNVANENGNDDDEFESLYPITSRERSSAEKEIDVNDYANLSDDDVDELENVPAFKRRNIRINDPKYKRDRSGYSVNRDNRISDRNSYLHDNVD
- the ftsZ gene encoding cell division protein FtsZ, producing the protein MTEELANFQFPKAASSIIKVIGVGGGGCNAVNHMFEEGIKGVDYIICNTDSQAMDNSPVPIKIQLGTTLTEGRGAGNKPERGAEAARENYEDLKQVLGDNTKMLFIAAGMGGGTGTGAAPVIASLARELDILTIAVVTIPSPAEGNKRRAQAQEGIDKMAEFVDSMLVISNDRLRHIYGDLPASQAFKMADNIVSTAVKGVAEIITVHGNVNIDYTDVETVMQKSEVFIMGTGFATGEGRAMDAVNAALESPLLDSNDIFGTKNILLNIISGSEEIRIGEIGEIIESLQEKAGQDADIIWGNGYDERLGDKISVTILATGFDTNPNKELQPEKEVQNFNLDDDLEESVAEQEPVNETTDIFTSDFYEEKRYEPEPEEEETIMFVPPQPKPKAKPKSKSTGFGWKSKEKTKTREKAEKKKDEPVTESNIDNWFYKNFGSKIFNDGDEDQPLD
- a CDS encoding GatB/YqeY domain-containing protein, with product MAIFDQINDDIKAAMKAREKEKLEALRGIKKVMLEAQTAKGASDVLADNDALKIISKLAKQGADSANIYKEQGREDLYEQEMKQVAIFESYLPAKMSDEDLTAAVKAVIEQVGASSMKDMGKVMGIASKKLAGQADGKDIADKVKVLLA